In Sphingobacterium thalpophilum, a genomic segment contains:
- a CDS encoding alpha/beta hydrolase: MLTLSALLDHFGYKDATFVGHDWGANVVWNLALLYPERVNKIINLALPYQERGEQPWTELMEILFGEDFYFVHFNKQIGIADAIMNENVHRFLRDTFRKDIPPARPDPGMLMINPARAVEPIGKPLMEESELSVFVSTFESAGFTGANKSYYICLMRRLICHFT; this comes from the coding sequence CTGCTGACCTTATCCGCTCTACTTGATCATTTCGGATACAAAGATGCTACCTTCGTCGGTCATGACTGGGGTGCTAATGTGGTGTGGAATCTCGCACTATTGTATCCTGAACGGGTAAATAAAATAATAAACTTAGCGCTGCCTTATCAGGAGCGAGGAGAACAACCATGGACTGAACTGATGGAAATCCTATTTGGAGAAGACTTCTACTTTGTTCATTTCAATAAGCAGATCGGAATTGCAGATGCCATAATGAATGAAAACGTACACCGGTTCCTGCGGGACACATTCCGCAAGGATATCCCTCCCGCTCGACCTGATCCCGGCATGCTCATGATCAATCCCGCGAGAGCAGTAGAACCAATTGGCAAGCCTCTGATGGAAGAAAGCGAACTGTCTGTATTTGTCTCGACCTTTGAATCAGCTGGATTTACCGGAGCAAACAAATCGTATTATATCTGCTTAATGAGAAGGCTAATTTGTCATTTTACGTAG
- a CDS encoding SHOCT domain-containing protein: MRKENFDLKYNRVYFSQPVVHNYVPISPITQKDAATEIERLHGLMEKGMITQAEFEDAKRKLL, encoded by the coding sequence ATGCGCAAAGAGAATTTTGATTTAAAATACAACCGCGTATATTTTTCACAACCCGTCGTTCATAATTATGTGCCTATCTCCCCCATTACCCAAAAAGATGCTGCGACTGAAATAGAACGATTACATGGATTGATGGAAAAAGGAATGATTACACAAGCAGAATTTGAGGATGCAAAACGTAAACTGCTGTAA
- the ilvD gene encoding dihydroxy-acid dehydratase — MRSDEVKKGYQRTPHRALFRATGVNDNDFDKPFIGVANSFIEIIPGHFFLNKVAEIIKEEIKANGCIPFEFNTIGIDDGIAMGHDGMLYSLPSRELIANSIESVMNAHKLDAMIAIPNCDKIVPGMIMGALRVDVPTIFVSGGPMRKGYTKDGTAIDLSTAFEAVGKHEAGLISDEELKDIECNACPSGGSCSGMFTANSMNTLMEAMGIALPGNGTILALTPERENLYRESARRICEIAKDDQLSKQFKLKNIINANAIQNAFAVDMAMGGSTNTVLHMLAVAHEADIDFQLRDINSISDQVAHIAKISPSLSTVHMEDVHRAGGVNAVMNEMTKRSNHVLLDNMTVGGEMLFEKIANAAIKDPTIIHTINNPYSPVGGLAILFGNLAEQGAVVKSAGITGEKKFSGTAVCYDSQNDAIVGILAGEIKAGDVVVIRYEGPKGGPGMQEMLTPTSLIMGMGLGSSVALVTDGRFSGATRGIAIGHVSPEAAEGGLIGLLKNGDHIVIDIDQHMLSADISEDEMQLRRKDFIPIRKKLNSKWLSQYRQLVGNASSGAILNCDF, encoded by the coding sequence ATGAGAAGCGACGAAGTAAAGAAGGGATACCAACGTACTCCCCATAGAGCCCTATTTCGGGCCACAGGCGTAAATGATAACGATTTTGATAAACCTTTTATTGGAGTGGCAAACTCCTTTATCGAAATTATACCCGGACATTTTTTTCTGAATAAGGTTGCTGAGATTATTAAAGAAGAAATCAAGGCAAACGGATGTATTCCTTTTGAATTCAATACGATCGGTATTGACGATGGTATTGCTATGGGACACGATGGTATGCTGTACTCGCTCCCCAGCCGAGAATTGATTGCCAACTCAATTGAAAGTGTCATGAATGCACACAAATTGGATGCGATGATAGCTATACCTAATTGCGATAAGATTGTACCCGGGATGATTATGGGTGCGCTACGTGTAGATGTGCCCACAATCTTTGTCAGTGGAGGCCCAATGAGAAAAGGATATACCAAAGATGGTACTGCCATTGACTTGTCTACTGCTTTTGAGGCTGTGGGCAAACACGAAGCAGGCTTAATCAGTGACGAAGAGCTCAAAGATATCGAGTGTAATGCATGTCCCAGTGGTGGTAGTTGCTCGGGTATGTTTACAGCAAATTCCATGAACACGCTGATGGAAGCTATGGGTATTGCATTACCTGGAAATGGAACCATATTGGCATTAACACCCGAGCGTGAAAATCTATATCGGGAATCAGCCAGAAGGATCTGTGAAATCGCTAAAGACGATCAGCTTTCCAAACAATTCAAACTTAAAAACATCATCAATGCAAACGCCATCCAGAATGCTTTTGCAGTGGATATGGCCATGGGCGGTAGTACCAATACTGTCCTTCATATGCTTGCTGTAGCTCACGAAGCAGATATAGATTTTCAGCTTAGGGACATTAACTCAATATCAGATCAAGTAGCGCACATCGCAAAAATATCGCCCAGTTTAAGCACCGTTCACATGGAAGATGTCCATCGCGCCGGAGGTGTTAACGCTGTAATGAACGAAATGACCAAGCGCAGCAACCATGTTCTCCTGGATAATATGACGGTCGGTGGCGAAATGCTATTCGAAAAGATTGCCAATGCAGCGATCAAAGATCCAACAATCATACATACAATAAACAATCCATACAGTCCTGTTGGAGGATTGGCGATTCTATTTGGAAATCTTGCAGAGCAGGGAGCTGTGGTAAAATCCGCAGGAATCACAGGCGAAAAGAAATTTAGCGGGACTGCAGTTTGCTATGATAGTCAAAATGATGCCATAGTAGGCATCCTTGCCGGTGAGATCAAAGCTGGAGATGTTGTGGTGATCCGTTACGAAGGTCCCAAAGGTGGCCCGGGGATGCAGGAAATGTTGACACCTACTAGCCTGATCATGGGGATGGGATTGGGTAGTTCTGTAGCGTTGGTAACAGATGGCCGATTCAGCGGAGCTACTCGGGGAATAGCTATTGGACATGTCTCACCTGAGGCTGCTGAAGGTGGATTGATTGGATTACTAAAAAACGGAGACCATATCGTTATTGATATCGACCAACATATGCTTTCAGCTGACATTAGCGAAGATGAGATGCAATTGCGAAGAAAAGACTTTATTCCGATCAGAAAAAAACTAAATTCTAAATGGTTGAGTCAATATCGGCAGCTTGTTGGCAATGCTAGCAGTGGTGCCATATTAAATTGTGATTTTTGA
- a CDS encoding Crp/Fnr family transcriptional regulator, translating into MREQLLQLLREKASLTEQQLTEALTYFKHQSIKKNNHLLNEGSIADYLFFVGKGCLRLYFRNDELSTATRFMAFEHTFLTSIVSFISRQPATEFIQAVEDTEVLSISNTDFTFLRENMPGWDNFYIYILEYGLTVVNNKLSSLLTQTAKERYRDLLKNNPELIQRLSNVNLAAYLAISPETLSRLKSTI; encoded by the coding sequence ATGAGAGAGCAACTATTACAATTGTTACGTGAGAAAGCGTCGTTAACCGAACAGCAATTAACGGAGGCCCTAACTTATTTTAAACATCAATCGATAAAGAAAAATAACCATCTGCTCAACGAAGGTTCCATTGCAGACTATCTTTTCTTTGTCGGTAAGGGCTGTTTGCGCCTATATTTTCGCAATGACGAACTATCAACGGCAACCCGATTCATGGCTTTTGAGCATACTTTTCTAACCTCTATCGTTAGTTTTATCTCAAGACAGCCCGCTACAGAATTTATCCAAGCAGTAGAAGATACGGAGGTGCTCAGCATCAGCAACACTGATTTTACCTTTTTGAGAGAAAACATGCCTGGCTGGGACAATTTTTATATCTACATTCTCGAATATGGATTAACTGTTGTTAATAATAAGCTCAGCAGCTTATTAACTCAAACCGCTAAAGAACGCTATCGCGATCTACTGAAAAATAATCCTGAGCTCATACAGCGTTTGTCTAATGTCAACCTTGCAGCTTATCTGGCGATATCGCCTGAAACACTAAGTAGGTTAAAATCTACTATCTAA
- a CDS encoding dihydrofolate reductase family protein: MKVTVIANISANGRILISDNPHHKLPPEAMEFYIQSVKRIGNVVIGLKTFENFLNFPAQVKEHFNGIEIIILADKPYTADGYKTVASPEEAIAYMSAKGVREIAVGGGAGTFNAFFDKNLVTDIYFNVSPIITGAGAILANNEELSSTFKYKGQKLKNGFLQLYLTKED; this comes from the coding sequence ATGAAAGTAACAGTAATCGCAAATATTTCGGCTAATGGAAGAATTTTGATATCCGATAATCCGCATCATAAACTGCCACCGGAAGCAATGGAATTTTACATACAATCTGTAAAACGGATTGGAAATGTAGTGATAGGATTGAAAACATTTGAAAATTTTCTAAATTTTCCAGCTCAAGTAAAAGAACATTTTAATGGCATAGAAATCATCATATTGGCCGATAAACCTTATACGGCTGATGGCTACAAGACTGTAGCAAGTCCTGAAGAGGCAATTGCATATATGTCTGCAAAGGGAGTGCGGGAAATAGCCGTTGGAGGCGGAGCAGGTACTTTCAACGCTTTTTTTGACAAGAATTTGGTTACCGATATTTATTTTAACGTCAGCCCTATAATCACTGGAGCTGGAGCAATTTTAGCAAACAATGAGGAGTTAAGTTCAACGTTCAAGTACAAAGGACAGAAGCTTAAAAACGGTTTTCTTCAATTGTATCTAACTAAAGAAGACTGA
- a CDS encoding helix-turn-helix domain-containing protein: MSNKNIDKETILALKDGIELLSGKWKFCILHNLQKHGTMRFKDLQEMAQGISPKVLSKELQELEDNLLISRTVKDTKPVTVSYALTAYAKETEEVANALIKFGLKHRDKIKAK; encoded by the coding sequence ATGAGCAATAAAAATATTGATAAAGAAACTATATTGGCATTAAAAGATGGCATTGAATTGCTCAGTGGTAAATGGAAATTTTGTATTCTGCACAATTTGCAGAAACACGGCACAATGCGGTTTAAAGATCTGCAAGAGATGGCTCAGGGAATATCCCCAAAAGTTCTATCCAAGGAACTTCAGGAATTAGAAGATAATTTACTGATTAGTAGAACGGTTAAAGACACCAAACCTGTAACTGTTTCTTATGCGCTTACCGCCTATGCTAAAGAAACGGAGGAAGTTGCCAATGCTTTAATTAAATTTGGTCTAAAGCATAGAGATAAAATTAAAGCAAAATGA
- a CDS encoding IS4 family transposase: protein MINLNVFSQILSLIDRELFKDLVSKHKSDKHQKGINSWTHLVSMLFCHFSSADSVRDISNGLRSTTGNLNHLGVVRAPSKSNISYINTHRTHELFKDLYFSVLERLWQKDTHFRKDLVQLKRKVYLMDASIIPLCLSVFDWAKFRSTKGAVKLHTVLDYDGCLPVFMQITDGKVHESQRAGSYSFSKGSVVVVDRGYVDYSWLGDLDSRGCYFVTRSKVNMKYKVIKSYQSEALMEKGILKDELIELSGAACNKYNGKPLRLIHFWDSTTGNEYHFLTNNTKWKASLVANIYKQRWHIEVFFKHLKQRLKVSTFIGTSENAVMIQIWTSLIGILLLKYLQKKAKYDWNLSNLVAFIRMNIVVKINIWQWIDDPFLRPPIKGKKGQLKIFAD from the coding sequence ATGATAAATTTAAATGTTTTTAGTCAGATTTTATCTCTTATCGACCGCGAATTATTCAAAGATTTGGTTTCAAAGCACAAAAGTGACAAACATCAGAAAGGGATCAACAGCTGGACGCATCTAGTCAGTATGCTTTTCTGTCATTTTTCCTCGGCAGATTCGGTCCGTGATATTAGTAACGGTCTACGCAGTACCACTGGTAATCTGAACCACTTAGGTGTAGTAAGAGCTCCAAGTAAGTCCAATATATCCTATATCAACACACACCGTACCCATGAACTTTTCAAAGATCTTTATTTCTCTGTTTTGGAAAGGCTTTGGCAAAAGGATACGCATTTTCGCAAAGATCTTGTTCAGCTAAAGCGTAAAGTATATCTGATGGATGCAAGCATCATCCCCTTATGTCTATCTGTATTTGACTGGGCAAAGTTTCGCAGCACCAAAGGTGCCGTAAAGCTGCACACTGTCTTGGATTATGATGGCTGCCTACCTGTTTTTATGCAGATTACCGATGGAAAAGTACATGAGAGCCAGCGAGCCGGTAGTTACAGTTTTTCCAAGGGAAGCGTGGTGGTAGTGGACCGTGGCTACGTGGATTACAGCTGGCTTGGGGATTTGGACAGCAGGGGGTGTTACTTCGTTACCAGGAGTAAAGTTAATATGAAGTACAAGGTTATCAAGTCCTATCAGAGTGAAGCACTCATGGAAAAGGGGATCCTTAAGGATGAGCTCATTGAGCTATCCGGTGCTGCCTGCAATAAATACAACGGCAAGCCGTTACGCCTGATCCACTTTTGGGACAGCACCACTGGCAATGAGTACCACTTTTTGACCAATAATACGAAGTGGAAGGCTTCTTTGGTGGCAAACATCTATAAACAACGCTGGCATATCGAAGTCTTCTTCAAGCATCTAAAGCAGCGCTTAAAAGTATCGACATTCATAGGGACTTCTGAAAATGCAGTGATGATCCAGATCTGGACTTCACTCATTGGCATATTACTGTTAAAATACTTACAAAAAAAGGCCAAATATGACTGGAACCTGTCCAATCTGGTCGCATTCATCAGAATGAATATCGTCGTGAAAATAAACATCTGGCAATGGATAGATGATCCCTTTCTCAGGCCCCCTATAAAAGGAAAAAAGGGACAGCTAAAGATCTTCGCAGATTGA
- a CDS encoding nucleosidase, which translates to MTINGKLYSNILLVFALESEAGKEFESFNKLFVGVGKIKATYHLVKAIQKSKPDLIINLGTAGSTVFDRGTIVNCNRFIQRDMDVRALGFKKFETPFSDEPILLEYGIKTSHLPNGICGSGDQFEMEHINPEYNVIDMEAFALAKVAEQEKIDFLCLKYISDGADGNAADDWTQEVKKASIALKRELDSRSLTKPTI; encoded by the coding sequence ATGACAATTAACGGAAAGCTTTACAGCAACATCCTTTTGGTTTTTGCTCTGGAATCAGAAGCCGGAAAAGAATTTGAGAGTTTTAATAAATTGTTTGTTGGTGTAGGAAAAATTAAAGCGACTTATCATCTTGTAAAAGCCATTCAAAAATCTAAGCCAGATCTCATAATCAATTTGGGAACAGCAGGAAGTACAGTTTTTGACAGAGGAACTATTGTTAACTGCAACCGTTTTATCCAGCGGGATATGGATGTAAGAGCATTGGGTTTTAAGAAATTTGAGACGCCATTTTCTGATGAACCAATTCTTTTGGAATATGGAATTAAAACAAGCCATCTCCCGAACGGGATCTGCGGTTCCGGCGACCAATTCGAAATGGAGCATATCAATCCTGAATATAATGTCATCGATATGGAAGCTTTTGCGTTGGCGAAAGTCGCTGAGCAGGAAAAAATCGATTTTCTATGTTTGAAATATATTTCTGATGGAGCAGACGGAAATGCTGCTGATGATTGGACACAAGAAGTCAAAAAAGCTTCAATCGCATTAAAAAGAGAACTAGATAGTCGTTCCTTAACAAAACCCACTATTTAA
- a CDS encoding LUD domain-containing protein, with product MTKEELLSSVRTNLANREKVDYPAIPDYKKPGTDLKAVFEINAKIAAVDFYDVASVEEAQEIMRKKLPDAKVTCSATPEWRGNKDIHVQKPADLNDVDLGIFRAEFGVAEMGMVWVTEKSLVTNSLGYLSQHLAVLLDPEDLTENMHTAYKRVDFPHSHYGCFVMGPSATADISAVLVHGAQGARTLTLFFLKKTVL from the coding sequence ATGACTAAAGAAGAATTACTGAGTTCGGTAAGAACCAATCTTGCTAACCGCGAAAAAGTGGATTATCCCGCCATCCCGGATTATAAAAAGCCAGGGACAGATCTTAAAGCTGTTTTTGAAATTAACGCCAAAATTGCTGCCGTCGATTTTTATGATGTCGCATCGGTAGAAGAAGCTCAGGAAATTATGCGAAAAAAGCTTCCTGATGCTAAGGTCACTTGCTCTGCAACGCCTGAATGGAGAGGGAATAAAGATATACACGTGCAAAAGCCCGCGGATCTTAATGATGTGGATTTGGGTATTTTCCGTGCAGAGTTTGGTGTGGCGGAGATGGGAATGGTCTGGGTCACCGAAAAATCTCTGGTTACCAATTCATTAGGTTATTTATCTCAACACCTCGCTGTTTTGCTGGATCCTGAAGATTTGACCGAAAATATGCATACCGCCTACAAAAGAGTAGATTTTCCACACTCACATTATGGCTGTTTTGTGATGGGGCCATCTGCAACAGCGGACATCAGCGCCGTTTTGGTACACGGTGCACAGGGCGCACGGACATTGACTTTGTTCTTTCTGAAAAAAACTGTGCTCTAA
- a CDS encoding lactate utilization protein B: MGKVNVEDNARKFIKQDDIHEAQHDKNLYNTIIKRSKVSSEIPEWEELRNLASQIKEHALTHLDHYIEQFATKAEENGITVHFAKDADEHNAIVFDILNSHGAKRIIKSKSMLQEECGMTPFLEERGIDVLETDLGERIQQLSDERPSHIVMPAIQKTTEDIAKLFADKIGTDPNDDDPHSLAEAMRNNARPKFLVADAGMTGANFAVAETGTFVVCTNEGNADLTASIPPLHIASIGIEKILPKVEDLGVFIRLLSRSALGTPATQYTSHFSGPREGSEMHIVLTDNGRSKRLSMDKFWHSLKCIRCGACMNTCPVYRRSGGLSYGATYSGPIGIILDPTFDEDTYSELPFHSSLCGSCTEICPVHINISDQIIEWRKVMMEKNKTPFGRRLAFAAADRMLGSATAFKMMEKTTYNMLNILPKSLLENSTLDPWVEDRELPDVKKETFRDWYKKNRKNND, from the coding sequence ATGGGAAAAGTAAACGTAGAAGATAATGCGAGAAAATTCATCAAACAGGATGATATTCACGAGGCGCAACACGATAAAAATCTTTATAATACTATCATTAAACGTAGTAAAGTATCCTCTGAGATTCCGGAATGGGAAGAGCTTAGGAATCTGGCTTCGCAAATCAAGGAACATGCGCTGACGCATTTGGATCACTACATTGAACAGTTTGCAACAAAAGCAGAGGAAAACGGTATCACAGTTCATTTTGCAAAAGATGCCGATGAACATAATGCTATTGTTTTTGATATTTTGAATTCTCACGGCGCAAAGCGCATCATCAAAAGCAAATCGATGTTGCAGGAAGAATGCGGGATGACACCTTTTCTTGAAGAAAGAGGAATTGATGTCCTGGAGACCGATCTGGGTGAGCGAATCCAGCAACTATCAGACGAGCGCCCAAGTCATATTGTAATGCCTGCCATCCAAAAAACGACAGAAGATATTGCTAAACTATTTGCAGATAAAATTGGTACGGATCCCAACGATGATGATCCGCATTCTCTCGCAGAAGCAATGAGGAACAATGCCCGGCCCAAATTTTTGGTGGCAGATGCCGGGATGACAGGCGCCAATTTTGCCGTTGCCGAAACCGGTACTTTTGTAGTCTGTACTAATGAAGGTAATGCCGATCTTACTGCAAGCATTCCACCGCTTCATATTGCCAGTATTGGTATAGAAAAGATCCTGCCGAAGGTAGAAGATCTGGGTGTTTTTATCAGACTACTTTCCCGCAGTGCTTTAGGGACGCCGGCAACGCAGTATACTTCTCATTTTTCAGGCCCAAGAGAAGGATCTGAGATGCACATTGTACTCACAGATAATGGTAGGAGCAAACGATTGTCTATGGACAAATTCTGGCATTCTCTCAAATGTATCCGTTGTGGTGCCTGTATGAATACCTGCCCTGTGTACAGAAGGAGTGGCGGATTGTCTTATGGTGCTACTTATTCCGGCCCGATTGGGATTATTCTGGATCCTACTTTTGATGAAGACACCTATTCAGAATTACCTTTCCATTCATCGCTTTGCGGCTCCTGTACAGAGATCTGCCCCGTTCATATTAATATTTCGGACCAGATTATCGAGTGGCGAAAAGTGATGATGGAGAAAAATAAAACACCTTTTGGCAGAAGGCTGGCATTTGCTGCTGCTGACCGAATGCTGGGCAGTGCAACTGCTTTTAAAATGATGGAAAAGACCACTTACAATATGCTGAATATTCTCCCAAAATCTCTATTGGAAAACAGCACGTTGGATCCTTGGGTAGAAGACCGTGAATTGCCTGACGTGAAAAAAGAAACCTTCAGAGACTGGTACAAAAAAAACCGAAAAAACAATGACTAA
- a CDS encoding (Fe-S)-binding protein, which yields MKVALFIPCYIDLIYPKVGIATLELLERLGVEVTVPLQQTCCGQPMANEGDQKHSIRTETQFCENFKDLNFDYIVGPAGSCVKHVKLHMDAIPQTETVTEIRHKTIELVEFLHDVLKIEEFPWADFQHTVAIHNSCSSIRGLHIASRFEWQEPYFNKTEDLLKKVSGVKVETIDRPQECCGFGGTFCVTDEAVSAKMGQDKVADYTRHQVEYVVSPDMSCLMHQEGIAKREKSDLKFVHIAQVLNNGPF from the coding sequence ATGAAAGTAGCACTATTTATCCCCTGTTATATAGATCTGATTTACCCCAAAGTCGGTATTGCCACACTTGAGCTTTTGGAGCGATTGGGCGTAGAGGTCACAGTACCTTTGCAGCAGACTTGTTGTGGACAGCCTATGGCCAATGAGGGCGATCAGAAACATTCTATAAGGACAGAAACTCAGTTTTGTGAAAATTTTAAGGATTTGAATTTTGATTATATCGTTGGGCCGGCAGGGAGTTGTGTCAAGCACGTCAAGCTCCATATGGATGCAATTCCGCAAACCGAAACTGTTACAGAAATCCGTCACAAAACCATAGAATTAGTAGAGTTTTTACACGATGTTCTCAAGATAGAAGAATTCCCTTGGGCAGATTTCCAGCATACGGTGGCTATCCATAATTCCTGCAGTTCTATCCGCGGCTTACACATTGCATCCCGTTTTGAGTGGCAGGAACCTTACTTTAATAAAACCGAAGATCTGTTAAAGAAGGTGTCAGGGGTTAAAGTAGAAACGATTGACAGGCCACAAGAATGCTGTGGCTTTGGTGGGACGTTTTGTGTAACCGATGAAGCGGTGAGTGCCAAGATGGGGCAGGACAAAGTTGCTGATTATACAAGACATCAGGTCGAGTATGTAGTTTCGCCGGATATGTCTTGCCTGATGCATCAGGAAGGCATTGCCAAAAGAGAAAAGTCAGACCTCAAATTTGTACATATTGCTCAGGTTTTGAATAACGGACCATTCTAA
- a CDS encoding IS4 family transposase yields MINLNVFSQILSLIDRELFKDLVSKHKSDKHQKGINSWTHLVSMLFCHFSSADSVRDISNGLRSTTGNLNHLGVVRAPSKSNISYINTHRTHELFKDLYYSVLDRLWQKDTHFRKDLVQLKRKVYLMDASIIPLCLSVFDWAKFRSTKGAVKLHTVLDYDGCLPVFMQITDGKVHESQRAGSYSFSKGSVVVVDRGYVDYSWLGDLDSRGCYFVTRSKVNMKYKVIKSYQSEALMEKGILKDELIELSGAACNKYNGKPLRLVHFWDSTTGNEYHFLTNNTKWKASLVANIYKQRWHIEVFFKHLKQRLKVSTFIGTSENAVMIQIWTSLIGILLLKYLQKKAKYDWNLSNLVAFIRMNIFVKINIWQWIDDPFLRPPIKGKKGQLKIFAD; encoded by the coding sequence ATGATAAATTTAAATGTTTTTAGTCAGATTTTATCTCTTATCGACCGCGAATTATTCAAAGATTTGGTTTCAAAGCACAAAAGTGACAAACATCAGAAAGGGATCAACAGCTGGACGCATCTAGTCAGTATGCTTTTCTGTCATTTTTCCTCGGCAGATTCGGTTCGTGATATTAGTAACGGTCTACGCAGTACCACTGGTAATCTGAACCACTTAGGTGTAGTAAGAGCTCCAAGTAAGTCTAATATATCCTATATCAACACACACCGTACCCATGAACTTTTCAAAGATCTTTACTATTCTGTTTTGGATAGGCTTTGGCAAAAGGACACCCATTTTCGCAAAGATCTTGTTCAGCTAAAGCGTAAAGTATATCTGATGGATGCAAGCATCATCCCCTTATGTCTATCTGTATTTGACTGGGCAAAGTTTCGCAGCACCAAAGGTGCCGTAAAGCTGCACACTGTCTTGGATTATGATGGCTGCCTACCTGTTTTTATGCAGATTACCGATGGAAAAGTACATGAGAGCCAGCGAGCCGGTAGTTACAGTTTTTCCAAGGGAAGCGTGGTGGTAGTGGACCGTGGCTACGTGGATTACAGCTGGCTTGGGGATTTGGACAGCAGGGGGTGTTACTTCGTTACCAGGAGTAAAGTTAATATGAAGTACAAGGTTATCAAGTCCTATCAGAGTGAAGCACTCATGGAAAAGGGGATCCTTAAGGATGAGCTCATTGAGCTATCCGGTGCTGCCTGCAATAAATACAACGGCAAGCCGCTACGCCTAGTCCACTTTTGGGACAGCACCACTGGCAATGAGTACCACTTTTTGACCAATAATACGAAGTGGAAGGCTTCTTTGGTGGCAAACATCTATAAACAACGCTGGCATATCGAAGTCTTCTTCAAGCATCTAAAGCAGCGCTTAAAAGTATCGACATTCATAGGGACTTCTGAAAATGCAGTGATGATCCAGATCTGGACTTCACTCATTGGCATATTACTGTTAAAATACTTACAAAAAAAGGCCAAATATGACTGGAACCTGTCCAATCTGGTCGCATTCATCAGAATGAATATCTTCGTGAAAATAAACATCTGGCAATGGATAGATGATCCCTTTCTCAGGCCGCCTATAAAAGGAAAAAAGGGACAGCTAAAGATCTTCGCAGATTGA
- a CDS encoding cysteine desulfurase family protein, translating to MDKIIYLDNNASTPMDPRVLAEMMPYLTANYGNAASPHKLGKYLDTAVEKSRRKIADLIDTNAEEIFFTAGATEAINMGLRGLVRPGKQHIITVQTEHPAVLETCMCLEARGNAVTYLSVDSDGLIDFEELELAFTPYTALVCVMHVNHDTGVVQDIERIAEITHAHGAFFMTDGSLSVGKLPVRARSFIDILTFSAHKFYGPTGMGGIYFSSEVPMKPLIFSGGHEGEARSGTLNVPGIVGMGKAAELAALQMNEDEERIGKLRDILEQQLLAIGGTKLIGSKTHRIYTTSTIRFDGINSENIVQKLDNICVSNCSVLSYFEAAPSPVLQAMGLSRNEAFNALRFSLGRFTTAEEIGQTVEAVSEIINQLHNNKSLYRN from the coding sequence ATGGACAAAATTATATATCTTGACAACAACGCATCCACTCCAATGGATCCTAGGGTCTTAGCTGAAATGATGCCCTATTTGACAGCCAACTATGGTAATGCAGCAAGTCCTCACAAGCTAGGTAAATATTTAGATACTGCGGTAGAGAAGAGCAGGAGAAAGATTGCTGATCTTATCGATACCAATGCAGAAGAGATTTTCTTCACAGCCGGTGCCACTGAAGCTATCAATATGGGATTACGTGGATTAGTGAGGCCAGGGAAACAACATATTATAACTGTGCAGACCGAGCATCCAGCAGTATTGGAAACCTGTATGTGTCTTGAGGCCAGAGGTAATGCGGTTACTTACCTCTCTGTAGATAGCGATGGATTGATAGATTTTGAGGAACTAGAGCTCGCCTTTACACCTTATACAGCTTTAGTGTGTGTGATGCACGTCAACCATGACACTGGTGTGGTTCAGGACATAGAGCGAATTGCAGAAATAACGCATGCCCATGGCGCCTTTTTTATGACCGACGGAAGTCTGTCTGTCGGAAAACTGCCTGTCCGCGCGCGATCATTTATAGATATTCTCACTTTTTCTGCCCATAAATTTTATGGACCAACGGGTATGGGCGGCATTTATTTTAGTTCCGAAGTACCCATGAAACCGCTTATCTTTTCTGGGGGACATGAAGGGGAGGCGAGAAGTGGTACACTTAATGTGCCGGGTATCGTTGGTATGGGCAAAGCCGCTGAACTCGCAGCTTTACAGATGAATGAAGACGAAGAACGCATTGGCAAACTACGTGATATCTTAGAACAACAATTATTGGCAATCGGAGGGACGAAATTAATAGGTTCTAAAACACACAGGATCTATACAACAAGTACTATTCGTTTTGATGGTATTAACAGCGAAAATATTGTTCAAAAACTCGATAATATATGTGTTTCCAACTGCTCAGTACTCAGTTATTTTGAAGCAGCACCTTCTCCTGTACTTCAAGCTATGGGATTGAGTAGGAATGAGGCATTTAATGCACTAAGATTTAGTTTAGGGCGTTTCACTACAGCAGAAGAAATCGGACAAACTGTGGAAGCTGTAAGCGAGATCATAAACCAATTGCACAACAATAAATCGCTATACCGAAATTAG